One segment of Candidatus Omnitrophota bacterium DNA contains the following:
- the gyrB gene encoding DNA topoisomerase (ATP-hydrolyzing) subunit B, with protein sequence MKRNTAKTSAPSTAAGKAYDASSIQVLEGLEAVRRRPAMYIGDTGPRGLHHLVEEVVDNSIDEAMAGHCSKIEVAIHQDNSVTVVDDGRGIPVDQHKTEKKSALEVVLTKLHAGGKFDSKTYKVSGGLHGVGVSVVNGLSEWLEAEVKRDGKVYRQRYARGKAVSPLTTIGKVSGTGTRITYKPDKEIFTNGIAHNFETLSNRLRELAFLNKGLAISIKDERSDKEASFKFDGGIKEFVAHINKNKTPLHNVIAFEGEQGTTAVEIALQYNDGYSENLYAFANNINTVDGGTHLSGFKSALTRTINTYCKAKNLFKGDSLTIEGEDARAGLVAVVSVKVPQPQFEGQTKAKLGTPEVEGIVASICNEKLGAFFEEHPSVASKVADKCLVEARARERARHERELVRRKGLLESSALPGKLADCSERDAALCEIYIVEGDSAGGSAKQGRDRRFQAILPIKGKILNVEKARLEKVLTNEEIRTIITALGCGIGNEFSLEKLRYHKVVLMADADVDGNHIRTLLLTFFYRQMNKLVEAGHIYIAQPPLYKIKRGKREEYIETDEQMSNLLLELGAEGKTLTHVSSKKTFKDKTLLELLRALAELERVSRGLHRYRLEPATYFAQRHPKKGLPLYMIRLNGEQHFLYDDEELAKFAEKQELNLEELEKASSNAAAQFAELFEASELEDLEKKLKKLDLSLEDYHPKDGKPAFRLEGENTTQPFGGLREVLLAVEEEGRQGLTIQRYKGLGEMNPQQLWDTTMDPAKRTMLKVTLEDAVEAERMFTTLMGEAVEPRKQFIEEHALEVKNLDI encoded by the coding sequence ATGAAACGCAACACCGCAAAGACATCCGCGCCCTCGACGGCGGCGGGGAAAGCGTACGACGCGAGCAGCATTCAAGTGCTGGAGGGCTTGGAAGCCGTCCGCCGCCGCCCGGCGATGTACATCGGCGATACCGGCCCGCGCGGGCTGCATCATCTCGTCGAAGAAGTCGTCGATAATTCGATCGATGAAGCCATGGCCGGCCACTGCTCCAAGATCGAGGTGGCCATCCACCAGGACAACTCCGTGACGGTCGTCGATGACGGACGCGGGATTCCTGTTGACCAACACAAGACCGAGAAAAAATCCGCGCTTGAGGTGGTGCTGACGAAGCTGCACGCCGGCGGCAAATTCGACTCCAAGACGTATAAAGTCTCCGGCGGACTGCACGGGGTGGGGGTGTCGGTGGTGAACGGATTATCCGAATGGCTCGAGGCGGAGGTCAAGCGCGACGGCAAGGTGTATCGCCAGCGCTACGCGCGCGGCAAGGCGGTCTCGCCGCTGACGACCATCGGCAAAGTCTCCGGCACGGGCACGCGGATCACCTACAAGCCGGATAAGGAAATTTTCACGAATGGCATCGCGCACAACTTCGAGACGCTGTCCAACCGGCTGCGCGAGCTGGCCTTCTTAAATAAGGGCCTGGCCATCTCGATCAAGGACGAGCGGTCCGACAAAGAGGCGTCGTTTAAGTTCGACGGCGGCATCAAAGAGTTTGTCGCGCACATCAACAAGAACAAGACCCCGCTGCACAATGTGATCGCCTTCGAGGGCGAGCAGGGCACCACCGCGGTCGAAATCGCGCTGCAGTACAACGACGGCTATTCCGAGAACCTCTACGCCTTCGCGAACAACATCAACACCGTCGACGGCGGGACCCATCTCTCTGGGTTTAAATCGGCGCTGACCCGGACGATCAACACCTACTGCAAGGCGAAAAATCTGTTTAAGGGCGACAGCCTGACGATTGAAGGAGAAGACGCCCGCGCAGGACTCGTGGCGGTGGTGAGTGTCAAAGTCCCGCAGCCGCAGTTTGAAGGGCAGACCAAGGCGAAGCTGGGCACGCCGGAAGTGGAGGGCATCGTCGCCTCGATTTGCAACGAGAAGCTGGGCGCGTTTTTTGAAGAGCATCCGTCGGTGGCGAGCAAGGTCGCGGATAAATGCTTGGTGGAAGCGCGGGCCCGCGAGCGCGCGCGGCACGAGCGCGAGCTGGTCCGCCGGAAGGGGTTGCTGGAATCAAGCGCGCTGCCTGGCAAGCTCGCCGACTGTTCCGAGCGCGACGCCGCACTCTGCGAGATCTACATCGTGGAAGGCGACTCCGCCGGCGGTTCGGCCAAGCAGGGACGGGACCGGAGATTTCAGGCGATTCTGCCGATTAAGGGAAAGATTCTCAACGTTGAGAAGGCGCGGCTGGAAAAAGTGCTGACCAATGAAGAAATCCGGACGATTATTACTGCGCTTGGCTGTGGCATCGGCAACGAATTTTCGCTGGAGAAGCTGCGCTACCACAAGGTAGTGTTAATGGCTGATGCCGACGTCGACGGCAACCATATCCGCACGCTGCTGCTGACCTTTTTCTATCGGCAGATGAATAAGCTGGTTGAGGCCGGGCATATCTACATCGCGCAGCCGCCGCTCTACAAGATCAAGCGCGGCAAGCGCGAAGAGTACATCGAGACGGATGAGCAGATGTCAAATCTGCTGCTGGAGCTCGGCGCTGAGGGCAAAACACTCACGCACGTCTCAAGCAAGAAGACCTTCAAAGACAAGACGCTGCTGGAACTGCTGCGCGCACTGGCCGAACTCGAGCGGGTGAGCCGCGGGCTGCATCGGTATCGCCTTGAGCCGGCGACCTATTTTGCGCAGCGCCATCCGAAGAAGGGGCTGCCGCTGTACATGATCCGGCTGAATGGCGAGCAGCACTTCCTGTATGATGATGAAGAGCTGGCGAAATTCGCCGAGAAGCAGGAGCTGAACCTCGAAGAGCTGGAGAAGGCATCGTCGAATGCCGCCGCGCAATTCGCCGAGCTGTTCGAGGCTTCGGAGCTTGAGGATCTCGAGAAGAAGCTCAAGAAGCTGGACCTCTCGCTGGAAGATTACCATCCTAAAGATGGGAAACCAGCGTTTCGGCTGGAAGGCGAGAACACAACGCAGCCATTCGGCGGATTGCGCGAGGTGCTGCTGGCCGTTGAGGAAGAAGGGCGGCAAGGGCTGACGATCCAGCGGTACAAAGGGCTTGGGGAAATGAATCCGCAGCAGCTGTGGGATACGACGATGGACCCAGCCAAGCGCACGATGCTGAAGGTCACGCTGGAAGATGCGGTCGAAGCCGAGCGCATGTTCACGACCCTGATGGGCGAGGCGGTGGAGCCTCGCAAACAGTTTATCGAAGAGCACGCTCTGGAAGTCAAAAACCTGGATATCTAA